In Paenibacillus sp. 1781tsa1, one DNA window encodes the following:
- a CDS encoding HAMP domain-containing sensor histidine kinase → MNMIEVLRNPEWKSIAIKVLALQVLLSFMMFLYMQYQVDSINTTIVNQNSALIGHLLMKDPQLENEVIHFVTQGAQTDEIAEGQRILAQYGYQEGMPLEEQPALSGRALPLKTAVQVLLFLIPLMVLLLWEYRKFFVKIRTISYAAEQVVEQQFDKKLPETEDGDFGSLGRSFNAMAGRLTNSLELLRQEKTFLRNLLSDISHQLKTPLASLIVFNENLLNDPGMKEEMRMTFLERSRQQLDRMEWLIISLLKLARVEAGAIGFRKERIELRQMVESVVYSLRTVADQKRQNITILGSENAFVQADEEWLKEAVMNLIKNALEHTPAEGEVQIHLEENALFDTIIIQDNGEGIHPDDIPHIFKRFYKGKNHNKPNSIGIGLALTKSIIEEQNGIITVESVPQEGTTFRISFFKKE, encoded by the coding sequence ATGAACATGATCGAAGTCCTGCGAAATCCAGAGTGGAAATCCATCGCCATTAAAGTACTTGCTCTGCAAGTTCTTTTGTCGTTTATGATGTTTTTATACATGCAGTATCAAGTTGATAGCATCAATACAACCATCGTGAATCAAAATAGCGCCCTGATCGGACATCTGTTGATGAAAGATCCCCAGTTGGAGAATGAGGTGATTCACTTTGTTACCCAAGGAGCCCAGACCGATGAAATCGCTGAGGGGCAACGTATCCTTGCACAATACGGTTATCAGGAGGGCATGCCTTTAGAAGAGCAGCCGGCTCTTTCAGGACGAGCATTACCCTTGAAAACAGCGGTTCAAGTATTGTTGTTCCTGATCCCACTCATGGTATTGCTTTTGTGGGAGTATCGTAAATTTTTTGTGAAAATCAGAACCATTTCTTATGCGGCGGAGCAGGTTGTGGAACAGCAATTCGATAAAAAACTGCCTGAGACAGAGGATGGAGACTTCGGCTCGCTTGGCCGGAGCTTCAATGCAATGGCTGGGAGATTAACCAACAGCCTGGAGTTACTCCGGCAGGAAAAAACCTTCCTGCGCAATCTGTTATCCGACATTTCCCACCAGCTCAAAACACCCCTGGCTTCTCTGATTGTGTTCAATGAAAATCTGCTGAATGATCCCGGGATGAAAGAAGAAATGAGAATGACGTTTCTGGAACGAAGTCGCCAGCAGCTTGATCGAATGGAATGGCTCATCATCAGCCTGCTCAAGCTGGCACGAGTCGAAGCGGGAGCAATTGGATTTCGAAAAGAAAGGATCGAGCTTAGACAGATGGTAGAGAGCGTTGTCTATTCACTCCGGACGGTAGCAGACCAGAAGCGGCAAAACATAACCATTCTCGGAAGTGAGAATGCGTTTGTGCAAGCAGATGAAGAATGGCTTAAGGAAGCTGTCATGAATTTGATAAAAAATGCACTGGAACACACCCCAGCAGAGGGGGAGGTTCAAATCCATTTGGAGGAAAACGCACTGTTTGATACAATCATTATTCAGGACAACGGCGAAGGTATTCATCCCGATGATATACCTCACATTTTCAAGCGATTTTATAAAGGCAAGAATCATAACAAGCCCAACAGTATAGGGATAGGTCTGGCTTTGACCAAATCAATCATTGAGGAACAAAACGGCATCATTACGGTGGAGAGTGTGCCTCAAGAAGGAACGACATTCAGAATTTCGTTTTTCAAAAAAGAGTAG
- a CDS encoding ABC transporter ATP-binding protein has translation MEILKTEHLCKIYGSAESRVEALRDVNLSVNQGEFVAIVGASGSGKSSLLHLLGGVDQPSSGQVIIDGIDLYSQSENELAVFRRRKIGFIFQSYNLIPVLTAEENIKLPMLLENKHVDEGYLEELLSVLGLSDRRQHLPSQLSGGQQQRTAIGRALINKPSIILADEPTGNLDSKNSKEIVDLLTFSVRKYNQTLIMITHDLNVAQRADRVVNIKDGTLLQQIGVKDRE, from the coding sequence GTGGAAATTTTGAAGACCGAACATTTATGTAAAATATACGGAAGTGCTGAGTCTAGGGTGGAAGCATTGAGAGATGTTAATCTGTCCGTCAATCAAGGAGAATTCGTTGCGATCGTGGGCGCCAGCGGATCTGGCAAAAGCTCATTGCTGCATCTGCTCGGGGGAGTGGATCAACCGTCAAGTGGCCAAGTCATTATTGACGGTATAGACCTGTATTCTCAAAGTGAAAATGAATTGGCTGTGTTCAGAAGACGCAAAATCGGTTTTATTTTTCAATCGTACAATCTGATCCCGGTGTTAACTGCTGAAGAAAATATTAAATTGCCTATGCTGCTTGAGAATAAACATGTGGACGAGGGTTATCTTGAGGAATTATTGAGCGTGCTGGGACTCAGCGATCGAAGGCAGCACCTTCCGTCCCAATTATCAGGCGGGCAACAGCAGCGAACTGCAATTGGACGCGCATTGATCAATAAACCATCGATTATTCTGGCAGATGAACCAACCGGCAATCTGGATAGCAAGAACAGTAAAGAGATTGTGGATCTGCTTACCTTCTCCGTCAGAAAATACAATCAAACCTTGATTATGATCACACATGATTTAAATGTGGCCCAGAGAGCGGACCGTGTTGTAAATATAAAAGATGGTACACTCTTGCAGCAAATAGGGGTGAAAGATCGTGAATAG
- a CDS encoding sensor histidine kinase, with translation MKHVQPFQIKHKIMVICMTVIILPVLVMTINSYYSSERLLAQNYTTLLNDLAKQTNIRIDEFLKEIEKITLLASNGLSDNLSATHEGSFPIQDFLREGDEQHEIAAYNILMNYIMMKDRVFSIYLYNMNGGQDLFVSPHQPIDPNFKVANELWFKKFMHDDDRTITLTTRIDEQLENKILAVSHARKIHDVSSGKLLGVIVVSIDIKFIEIVNRNLQEGLRSRFMIVDEDDKIVYNVNERLIGTLFRDNVRPPESLNVVVTSPLSQQKWTTYLYMPLDELTADGKILGRNLVTLAIVIVLFAAVISIFLSHVITTPIKKLLRNIALVEKGQFEQVEPIGSRDEIGHLSIRFNRMSHELKRLVERMQQEEIEKAKAEMRALHDQIKPHFLYNTLGSVKWIASMQQADKIVDMTDALISMLRYATKSDGTLVTIREELDNIANYVTIQNVRYYDCIQMRYEIEDRVLDYRMPKMILQPIVENAIFHGLAELEEDGIITIRIQLRMDEVVIEICDNGVGMDHHTMQNLMEEKSGAGTGTNGIGLHNVQRRIQLHFGKPYGIQVESKVGEGTKFSILLPAIIEAK, from the coding sequence ATGAAGCATGTTCAGCCCTTCCAAATTAAGCACAAAATTATGGTGATCTGCATGACCGTCATTATCCTTCCCGTGTTGGTGATGACAATCAATTCGTATTACTCCTCAGAGCGTTTATTGGCACAGAATTATACAACGTTATTAAACGATCTGGCCAAACAAACGAATATTCGCATTGACGAATTCCTCAAGGAGATTGAGAAAATCACGTTGCTAGCCAGCAATGGCCTTAGTGACAATCTGTCTGCGACTCATGAAGGGAGTTTTCCGATCCAGGATTTCCTGCGAGAGGGTGATGAACAACATGAGATTGCCGCATACAATATTCTGATGAATTATATCATGATGAAAGATCGCGTATTTTCCATCTACCTCTACAATATGAACGGGGGACAGGACCTTTTTGTCAGCCCACATCAACCCATTGATCCGAACTTCAAAGTAGCGAACGAATTATGGTTTAAAAAGTTCATGCATGATGATGATCGAACCATTACCCTCACAACACGAATCGATGAGCAATTGGAGAATAAAATACTGGCAGTGTCGCACGCTCGCAAAATTCATGATGTGTCTAGTGGAAAGCTGCTTGGTGTAATCGTTGTCAGCATTGATATCAAATTCATCGAAATTGTCAATCGAAACTTGCAGGAAGGGCTACGCTCCAGATTCATGATCGTTGATGAGGATGACAAGATCGTATATAACGTGAACGAACGATTAATCGGGACATTGTTCCGGGACAACGTTCGTCCACCTGAATCACTCAATGTCGTGGTGACCAGTCCCCTCAGTCAGCAAAAATGGACAACTTACTTATATATGCCTTTGGATGAGTTGACTGCTGATGGCAAAATATTGGGACGTAATCTGGTGACGCTCGCCATAGTCATTGTTCTTTTTGCTGCCGTCATATCGATCTTTCTATCTCACGTGATCACAACTCCCATTAAAAAACTGCTACGGAATATCGCTCTAGTTGAGAAAGGACAGTTTGAACAAGTCGAACCTATTGGCTCAAGAGACGAGATAGGACATTTATCCATTCGATTTAACAGAATGTCTCACGAGTTGAAGCGGTTGGTCGAACGGATGCAGCAGGAAGAGATAGAAAAAGCCAAGGCCGAGATGCGTGCGCTCCATGACCAGATCAAGCCTCATTTTCTATATAACACCCTTGGGTCGGTGAAATGGATCGCCTCGATGCAACAAGCTGACAAAATCGTGGATATGACTGATGCCCTAATCTCGATGCTCCGCTATGCCACAAAATCCGATGGAACCCTCGTAACGATTCGTGAGGAACTCGATAATATAGCAAATTATGTAACGATCCAGAATGTCAGGTACTATGATTGTATTCAGATGAGATATGAAATTGAGGATAGAGTGTTGGATTATCGGATGCCCAAAATGATCCTGCAGCCCATTGTGGAGAATGCAATTTTTCATGGCCTGGCCGAGCTAGAGGAAGACGGAATCATCACCATTCGGATTCAACTGCGGATGGATGAAGTTGTCATTGAAATCTGCGATAATGGCGTTGGTATGGATCATCATACGATGCAGAACCTCATGGAAGAAAAGTCCGGTGCAGGTACGGGAACAAATGGGATTGGATTGCATAATGTGCAGCGGCGAATTCAACTTCATTTTGGGAAACCTTATGGAATACAGGTGGAGAGTAAAGTAGGTGAAGGTACCAAGTTCTCCATTCTGTTGCCTGCCATCATAGAAGCCAAATAG
- a CDS encoding helix-turn-helix domain-containing protein has translation MYKLMIVDDELLMRVGIRSMLNWEEYNFYVVGEAGNGKEALSLALEVMPDLIITDIKMPIMDGLQLIQEASCVLKTCKYVILSNFDEFHYVKEALKLGASDYLIKSEITESSLIELLSTVGQKLQSEHVHPTNTPSIAQDYSKSIRYLKDSFFQDVVSGFISEEDIVSKAEELHFRIQSDQLVVIKFIVNYYEDAKRKYVEKGEKLLRFSILNIMEEIIPSKWEKEIFVESSSEYWVIVNVLPESQTVHADLNKLCNKLLSSIKDFMNLSLTAGVSTMVPDFLHIKKACQEAEIALQEGFFTGSNQVLYYEHMLQSPDRHEVKGALSPQQERDLLKLWVSKDNKKAEEFLEGIRSNLEQLRADENSIRKQYIMVMETIHSHLSRATERGAPSLTEKSPYEIVLKGEYWEDIHQDMLAHIAYYFQTDSQIKQESTYTDLATELIDKYYAEDISLQSIASQISVNPSYLSRVFKQERGENFITYLTRVRIEHAKAYLLSRGMRVYEIAEKVGYHNYTYFSKIFKKSVGVTPEEYRELQQG, from the coding sequence ATGTATAAACTGATGATCGTAGATGATGAATTGCTCATGCGGGTTGGAATTCGTTCCATGCTGAATTGGGAAGAGTACAATTTCTATGTTGTTGGTGAAGCGGGAAATGGAAAAGAGGCATTGAGCCTTGCGCTTGAAGTGATGCCTGATCTAATTATTACAGATATCAAGATGCCGATTATGGATGGGTTGCAGCTTATACAAGAGGCCTCCTGCGTACTGAAAACCTGTAAGTATGTCATCCTGAGTAATTTTGACGAATTTCATTATGTGAAAGAGGCGCTAAAACTTGGTGCTTCAGATTATTTGATTAAAAGCGAGATCACCGAATCCTCCCTTATTGAACTCCTGAGCACTGTTGGACAGAAACTGCAAAGTGAACATGTTCACCCAACCAACACACCCTCTATAGCACAGGATTATTCCAAGAGCATAAGATATCTAAAGGATAGTTTCTTCCAAGATGTTGTAAGCGGATTCATCAGTGAGGAGGATATCGTCTCCAAAGCAGAAGAACTGCATTTTCGTATACAATCGGACCAGCTCGTCGTCATCAAATTCATCGTGAACTATTACGAGGATGCAAAGCGGAAATATGTCGAGAAGGGGGAAAAGCTGCTCCGATTTTCGATTCTTAATATTATGGAAGAGATCATTCCATCGAAGTGGGAGAAGGAGATTTTTGTTGAAAGTTCTTCTGAATATTGGGTGATCGTCAATGTACTTCCTGAGAGCCAAACGGTACATGCAGACTTAAATAAACTATGTAATAAATTGCTGTCTTCCATTAAGGATTTTATGAATCTTTCGCTCACGGCTGGGGTAAGTACAATGGTTCCCGACTTCCTTCACATCAAAAAGGCCTGCCAAGAGGCGGAAATAGCTCTACAAGAAGGTTTCTTCACAGGTAGCAATCAGGTATTGTATTACGAGCATATGCTTCAATCTCCAGATCGACATGAAGTTAAGGGAGCTTTAAGCCCGCAACAAGAACGAGATTTGTTGAAGTTGTGGGTAAGCAAGGACAATAAAAAAGCGGAGGAATTCCTTGAAGGAATCCGATCCAATCTGGAGCAGCTACGAGCGGATGAGAATAGCATTCGCAAGCAATATATCATGGTAATGGAAACGATACACTCCCATCTATCCCGAGCTACGGAAAGAGGTGCACCTTCGTTAACAGAGAAATCGCCATATGAAATTGTTCTAAAGGGGGAGTATTGGGAGGATATCCACCAAGATATGCTTGCTCATATTGCGTATTACTTCCAAACCGATTCCCAAATCAAACAGGAAAGCACCTACACCGATCTCGCCACTGAATTGATCGACAAGTATTATGCGGAAGATATCTCATTGCAAAGTATCGCTAGCCAAATCAGTGTGAATCCGTCGTATCTCAGCCGCGTGTTCAAACAGGAACGAGGAGAGAACTTTATCACGTACTTGACCCGAGTTCGGATTGAACATGCCAAGGCGTATCTATTGAGCAGAGGAATGAGAGTGTATGAAATCGCAGAAAAGGTGGGCTATCATAATTACACGTACTTCAGTAAGATTTTCAAAAAATCGGTAGGGGTCACTCCTGAGGAATATCGCGAATTACAGCAGGGATGA
- a CDS encoding carbohydrate ABC transporter permease yields the protein MIHDKSMSRRVFLILNYTILLLISLLCILPFINLLAVSFSSSAAVSAGSVTFWPVEFTTKAYEFALTGGSFFSSLWVAIQRTVIGTLVNLVLIVLTAYPLSKSKQKLMGRNIYMGFFIVTMLFSGGLIPTYLVVVKMGLIDSIWSLILPGALPVFSMIILMNFIRGLPEEIEESAIIDGAGPVQVLLRILLPLLKPALATVGLFSIVAHWNSWFDGIIYMNNPANYPLQSYLQTLLQSFEQIMLKSGSDYTQLLSMMNARTGRAAQMFLGAIPILLVYPFLQKYFTKGLVLGSVKG from the coding sequence ATGATCCATGATAAAAGTATGAGCAGACGTGTATTTCTTATCTTAAACTACACTATATTGCTTCTAATTTCTCTCCTATGTATCCTGCCGTTTATCAACCTGCTGGCTGTTTCATTCAGCAGCAGCGCAGCTGTATCTGCGGGGAGTGTTACGTTCTGGCCTGTGGAATTTACGACAAAAGCCTATGAATTTGCATTAACGGGAGGATCATTTTTCTCCTCTCTCTGGGTAGCCATTCAACGAACCGTTATCGGAACGTTGGTGAATCTGGTTCTGATCGTACTCACGGCCTATCCCCTCTCCAAATCAAAACAAAAATTGATGGGGCGTAATATCTATATGGGATTTTTCATCGTAACCATGTTATTCAGTGGAGGATTAATTCCAACATATCTCGTGGTCGTCAAAATGGGACTAATTGATTCCATATGGTCTCTGATCCTGCCCGGGGCTCTCCCCGTATTCAGTATGATTATCCTCATGAATTTCATTAGGGGTTTGCCCGAGGAGATTGAAGAATCAGCCATTATCGATGGTGCTGGTCCAGTTCAGGTATTGCTTCGGATTCTGCTCCCACTTCTTAAGCCCGCTCTCGCAACAGTTGGTTTGTTCAGTATCGTTGCCCACTGGAATTCGTGGTTCGATGGCATTATCTATATGAACAATCCAGCCAATTATCCATTACAAAGCTACCTGCAGACCCTTCTGCAAAGTTTTGAGCAAATTATGCTGAAATCCGGCTCGGATTATACGCAGCTGTTATCCATGATGAACGCCAGAACGGGACGCGCAGCTCAAATGTTTTTGGGTGCCATTCCGATTTTACTCGTGTATCCGTTTTTACAGAAATATTTCACCAAAGGTTTGGTGCTAGGTAGCGTCAAGGGGTAA
- a CDS encoding sugar ABC transporter permease: MLRKWKQQSPYHLMLIPSLVLVFIFSYIPFYGLIIAFQKYNPGLGFNSPWVGWDNFTHVFNQPNFVRTIWNTLYMSVFKIIGGIIVPVIFALLLNEVLHSGIKRTFQTLVYIPNFLSWVIMAGIMLDILSSDGIINTFLSVFGIAPISFLGTPSIFPWTMIVSDIWKGFGFGTVVYLAALTSIDPGLYEAAVIDGAKRWKQTIYITLPLLMPTIVLMTVLSLGNVLNAGFDQIYNLYSPVVYQTGDIIDTYVYRLGIQQAQYSIGTAVGLFKSIISSILVAVSYILAYRVAGYRIF; this comes from the coding sequence ATGTTGAGAAAATGGAAGCAGCAGAGTCCTTACCATCTCATGTTGATCCCAAGCCTGGTCTTGGTCTTCATCTTTAGTTACATTCCTTTCTACGGACTTATTATCGCGTTTCAGAAATACAATCCGGGACTCGGCTTCAACTCGCCATGGGTGGGATGGGATAATTTTACGCACGTATTTAATCAGCCGAACTTCGTAAGAACCATCTGGAATACACTGTACATGTCTGTCTTCAAGATTATCGGTGGGATAATCGTGCCCGTTATTTTCGCATTACTCCTTAACGAGGTACTGCACAGTGGAATCAAACGTACATTTCAAACCCTTGTATATATTCCGAATTTCCTCTCTTGGGTCATTATGGCTGGCATCATGCTGGACATACTGAGCTCGGACGGCATTATCAATACCTTTTTAAGCGTATTCGGGATTGCACCGATCTCATTTCTTGGCACACCCTCTATATTTCCCTGGACGATGATTGTGAGTGACATATGGAAAGGCTTCGGGTTTGGCACGGTTGTTTATTTGGCAGCCCTGACCAGTATTGATCCAGGACTCTACGAGGCCGCAGTAATTGACGGCGCCAAACGCTGGAAGCAAACCATCTATATTACCTTGCCTCTCCTCATGCCAACGATCGTCTTAATGACTGTACTGTCGCTAGGAAATGTACTGAATGCTGGCTTTGACCAGATCTATAATCTCTACTCCCCTGTTGTCTATCAGACTGGTGATATTATTGATACCTATGTATATCGATTGGGAATCCAACAGGCACAGTATTCGATTGGTACCGCTGTCGGGTTATTCAAATCGATTATTTCCAGTATTCTCGTTGCTGTCTCGTACATTCTGGCTTACAGAGTGGCTGGTTATCGTATCTTCTAA
- a CDS encoding ABC transporter permease, whose protein sequence is MNRYTSLTQKYLLGQKKRSILTIVGIILSVTLLTAIGTIGLSFRDKVVRQTVQEYGDYHVSFNGLPGEAVSKVVNNASVESAGIISREGYSVISKTSEKEKQENPFAAPYRYLNLKGYDADAMNMLQVQLDSGRLPQNSHEIILSTWSLDRFATKPKLGDSITLSLGERTVASTGEIKSVHGLGDFGWDLDEGFRPQKEREFTVVGFMKTGSNASWSSSFIVPAITYEDNVNIDAGKNYFIYVKMKSMNQIQAKAEAIISSLKLDQVDQGSAVALDKDIQYKNIRIEYNNELLKLYGKSTYEGVNHSLLYAFAAIIIIIMGCTSAVIYNTFHISVLERTSQFGMLRCIGATPSQIRKLVLKEATILSLIAIPIGLLMGTVFMKLLFYNISFLALGFLNDMQMVISLPILIIAGVLGLLTVYLSAIGPARLAAKVSPLEAVHSSGSLNVENVTSVRKSKLLGKLLGIEGQFASRNIRRNKKRFRITAFSIVVSMILYIVFSGLAGLLGQTSQSGIDYSYSVIYEGPSKRIDDSVYSDIDKLEAVEHAYPYYNHQVMAMFPKEKVNPKYNELRPGMYSVEEGEGYRTDNNYLESYGDNGLDALKSKLTAGKIDKEKMNRENGVIVNQKLRMTTEDGRQIVMDQTQFKVGDHIQVRSLDFDEKGRGYTTLTVTGIVDQGLLSSNYNESAVLEFITTPEVVEKVTGNDTYSRIFILAKTDISNKPITDYLKSLPQKDAGYSYTDKVQQLAQAKNDATTAKIFLYGFIGVIVLIAFLNILNTVSTNLILRTKEFAVLKAIGMTQRNVGKMILLEGVLYGVYAAVYGSILGTVLSYGIHYLFKGSVDVGWAIPWSSIVLACAGAIATTLVATAWPMYRLNQTSIVEALRKET, encoded by the coding sequence GTGAATAGGTATACCAGTCTTACCCAAAAATATTTGCTAGGGCAGAAAAAAAGATCAATACTAACGATCGTTGGCATTATTTTGTCTGTGACTCTACTTACAGCCATAGGAACCATAGGCCTTAGCTTCAGAGACAAGGTGGTTCGGCAAACCGTTCAAGAGTACGGGGATTACCATGTTTCTTTTAACGGATTACCTGGAGAAGCAGTCTCAAAAGTCGTCAATAATGCATCCGTAGAGAGTGCTGGGATCATTAGCAGAGAAGGTTATTCGGTCATCAGCAAAACGAGTGAGAAAGAAAAACAAGAAAATCCGTTTGCAGCACCTTATCGTTATTTGAATCTCAAAGGTTATGATGCCGATGCGATGAACATGCTTCAGGTTCAGCTGGATTCGGGCAGGCTGCCCCAAAATTCGCATGAAATTATTCTTTCGACCTGGAGCCTGGATCGTTTTGCGACCAAACCAAAGCTTGGAGATTCAATTACTCTGAGTCTGGGAGAACGAACGGTCGCATCAACGGGGGAGATCAAATCTGTCCATGGTCTGGGTGATTTTGGCTGGGATCTGGATGAAGGCTTTCGTCCGCAAAAAGAGAGAGAATTCACCGTTGTGGGATTTATGAAGACAGGTAGTAACGCTTCGTGGTCTTCCAGCTTCATCGTACCAGCCATCACGTATGAAGATAATGTAAACATCGATGCGGGTAAAAATTATTTTATTTATGTCAAAATGAAATCGATGAATCAGATTCAGGCGAAGGCGGAAGCGATAATATCTTCATTGAAGCTAGACCAAGTGGATCAAGGCTCTGCCGTAGCATTGGATAAGGATATTCAATATAAAAATATTCGTATTGAGTATAATAATGAACTGCTTAAGTTGTATGGCAAAAGCACCTATGAAGGTGTAAACCATAGTTTGTTATATGCATTCGCAGCAATCATCATTATTATTATGGGTTGTACGAGTGCAGTGATCTATAATACGTTTCATATTTCTGTTCTGGAGCGGACCTCACAATTTGGAATGCTGCGGTGCATTGGTGCTACCCCATCACAAATACGTAAATTAGTTCTCAAAGAGGCTACAATACTTAGTCTAATTGCCATTCCTATTGGATTATTAATGGGAACTGTTTTTATGAAACTTCTGTTTTACAACATCAGCTTTTTGGCGTTGGGATTTCTGAATGATATGCAAATGGTCATTTCCCTTCCAATCCTGATCATAGCGGGGGTACTGGGATTATTGACTGTTTATCTGTCGGCTATCGGACCTGCGAGACTGGCAGCGAAGGTATCTCCACTTGAGGCGGTTCATAGCTCGGGTAGCCTGAATGTCGAGAACGTAACATCTGTCCGGAAATCAAAGCTGCTGGGAAAACTGTTAGGTATCGAAGGGCAGTTTGCTAGTCGAAACATCAGGAGGAACAAAAAGCGCTTCCGCATCACCGCTTTTTCTATAGTGGTCAGCATGATTTTATATATCGTCTTTAGTGGACTAGCTGGTTTGCTTGGGCAGACATCGCAATCAGGTATCGATTACTCCTACTCGGTAATCTATGAAGGACCTTCCAAACGGATCGATGATTCCGTATATTCTGACATTGATAAGCTTGAGGCAGTAGAACATGCTTATCCGTATTACAATCATCAAGTGATGGCTATGTTTCCGAAAGAAAAAGTGAATCCCAAGTATAATGAACTCCGTCCGGGAATGTACTCTGTTGAAGAGGGAGAGGGGTACCGGACAGACAATAATTACCTCGAATCCTACGGAGATAACGGACTCGATGCTTTGAAATCCAAACTAACGGCTGGTAAGATCGACAAAGAGAAGATGAACCGGGAAAATGGCGTGATCGTCAATCAGAAATTAAGAATGACAACTGAGGATGGCAGACAGATCGTTATGGATCAAACCCAATTCAAGGTTGGGGATCACATCCAAGTACGCAGCTTGGACTTTGACGAGAAGGGACGTGGATACACAACACTGACGGTAACTGGAATTGTTGATCAAGGCTTGTTGTCGAGCAACTATAATGAGAGTGCAGTGCTTGAATTCATCACTACGCCCGAAGTCGTAGAGAAGGTTACAGGTAACGATACGTACTCCAGAATCTTTATTCTTGCCAAGACCGATATTTCCAACAAACCGATCACGGACTATCTCAAATCCCTGCCCCAAAAAGATGCAGGTTACAGCTACACAGATAAGGTGCAGCAACTCGCCCAAGCTAAAAACGACGCGACAACCGCCAAGATCTTTTTATATGGATTCATTGGTGTCATTGTCCTGATTGCGTTCCTGAATATACTGAACACCGTCAGCACCAATCTCATTCTACGAACCAAAGAATTTGCGGTGCTCAAAGCGATCGGCATGACACAGCGTAATGTTGGGAAAATGATCTTATTAGAAGGTGTTTTATACGGCGTGTACGCTGCAGTATACGGTAGTATACTCGGAACAGTACTGAGCTATGGGATACATTATCTCTTCAAAGGTTCTGTCGACGTAGGTTGGGCCATTCCATGGTCCAGTATTGTTCTTGCTTGTGCAGGTGCCATAGCAACAACACTCGTTGCTACAGCTTGGCCGATGTATCGATTAAACCAAACGAGTATTGTAGAGGCACTGAGAAAGGAAACCTAG